A region from the Acanthochromis polyacanthus isolate Apoly-LR-REF ecotype Palm Island chromosome 23, KAUST_Apoly_ChrSc, whole genome shotgun sequence genome encodes:
- the elavl2 gene encoding ELAV-like protein 2 isoform X1, whose protein sequence is MAVRLCDVASLLRSGSWAPEPWTGQVIAAMETQLSNGPTCNNTSNGPSTISNNCSSPVESGSIEDSKTNLIVNYLPQNMTQEELKSLFGSIGEIESCKLVRDKITGQSLGYGFVNYVDPKDAEKAINTLNGLRLQTKTIKVSYARPSSASIRDANLYVSGLPKTMTQKELEQLFSQYGRIITSRILVDQVTGVSRGVGFIRFDRRVEAEEAIKGLNCQKPPGATEPITVKFANNPSQKTSQALLSQLYQSPNRRYPGPLAQQAQRFRLDNLLNMAYGVKSRFSPMAIDGVTSLAGINIPGHAGTGWCIFVYNLAPDADESILWQMFGPFGAVTNVKVIRDFNTNKCKGFGFVTMTNYDEAAVAIASLNGYRLGDRVLQVSFKTNKTHKA, encoded by the exons ATGGCAGTCAGACTGTGCGATGTGGCTTCTCTGCTTAGAAGTGGTTCGTGGGCGCCTGAGCCTTGGACTGGG CAGGTAATTGCTGCCATGGAAACACAGCTGTCCAACGGGCCAACTTGTAACAACACGAGCAACGGTCCCTCAACAATCTCAAACAACTGCTCCTCACCTGTAGAGTCAGGAAGCATAGAGGACAGTAAAACTAACTTGATAGTCAACTATCTGCCTCAGAACATGACCCAGGAGGAGCTGAAGAGTTTGTTTGGGAGCATCGGAGAAATTGAGTCCTGTAAACTAGTTCGGGACAAAATAACAG GGCAGAGCCTAGGCTATGGATTTGTGAATTACGTGGACCCgaaagatgcagaaaaagctATCAACACCCTAAACGGCTTGAGACTTCAGACCAAAACCATCAAG GTTTCCTATGCGCGTCCAAGCTCCGCCTCCATCAGAGATGCAAATTTGTACGTCAGCGGCTTGCCAAAAACTATGACTCAGAAAGAACTGGAGCAGCTCTTCTCTCAGTATGGACGCATCATTACCTCACGCATCCTGGTGGACCAGGTAACCG GCGTTTCCAGAGGGGTTGGTTTCATTCGTTTTGACCGGCGAGTTGAGGCCGAGGAGGCCATCAAAGGCCTGAACTGTCAGAAGCCTCCCGGCGCTACCGAGCCCATTACGGTGAAGTTTGCAAACAACCCGAGCCAGAAGACCAGCCAGGCGCTGCTGTCTCAGCTGTATCAGTCTCCCAATCGAAGGTACCCAGGACCCCTCGCACAGCAGGCACAACGCTTCAG GTTGGACAATCTGCTGAACATGGCGTACGGAGTTAAAAG caggTTCTCCCCCATGGCCATTGATGGGGTGACCAGCCTGGCCGGCATCAACATCCCCGGACATGCAGGCACTGGCTGGTGTATCTTCGTCTACAATCTGGCTCCGGATGCCGACGAGAGCATCCTCTGGCAGATGTTCGGTCCGTTCGGCGCGGTCACAAACGTCAAGGTTATCCGTGACTTCAACACAAACAAGTGCAAAGGATTTGGTTTTGTCACCATGACTAATTACGACGAGGCAGCCGTGGCCATCGCCAGCTTGAATGGATACCGCCTCGGGGACAGAGTTCTGCAAGTGTCgttcaaaaccaacaaaacacacaaagcctAA
- the elavl2 gene encoding ELAV-like protein 2 isoform X2 codes for MAVRLCDVASLLRSGSWAPEPWTGVIAAMETQLSNGPTCNNTSNGPSTISNNCSSPVESGSIEDSKTNLIVNYLPQNMTQEELKSLFGSIGEIESCKLVRDKITGQSLGYGFVNYVDPKDAEKAINTLNGLRLQTKTIKVSYARPSSASIRDANLYVSGLPKTMTQKELEQLFSQYGRIITSRILVDQVTGVSRGVGFIRFDRRVEAEEAIKGLNCQKPPGATEPITVKFANNPSQKTSQALLSQLYQSPNRRYPGPLAQQAQRFRLDNLLNMAYGVKSRFSPMAIDGVTSLAGINIPGHAGTGWCIFVYNLAPDADESILWQMFGPFGAVTNVKVIRDFNTNKCKGFGFVTMTNYDEAAVAIASLNGYRLGDRVLQVSFKTNKTHKA; via the exons ATGGCAGTCAGACTGTGCGATGTGGCTTCTCTGCTTAGAAGTGGTTCGTGGGCGCCTGAGCCTTGGACTGGG GTAATTGCTGCCATGGAAACACAGCTGTCCAACGGGCCAACTTGTAACAACACGAGCAACGGTCCCTCAACAATCTCAAACAACTGCTCCTCACCTGTAGAGTCAGGAAGCATAGAGGACAGTAAAACTAACTTGATAGTCAACTATCTGCCTCAGAACATGACCCAGGAGGAGCTGAAGAGTTTGTTTGGGAGCATCGGAGAAATTGAGTCCTGTAAACTAGTTCGGGACAAAATAACAG GGCAGAGCCTAGGCTATGGATTTGTGAATTACGTGGACCCgaaagatgcagaaaaagctATCAACACCCTAAACGGCTTGAGACTTCAGACCAAAACCATCAAG GTTTCCTATGCGCGTCCAAGCTCCGCCTCCATCAGAGATGCAAATTTGTACGTCAGCGGCTTGCCAAAAACTATGACTCAGAAAGAACTGGAGCAGCTCTTCTCTCAGTATGGACGCATCATTACCTCACGCATCCTGGTGGACCAGGTAACCG GCGTTTCCAGAGGGGTTGGTTTCATTCGTTTTGACCGGCGAGTTGAGGCCGAGGAGGCCATCAAAGGCCTGAACTGTCAGAAGCCTCCCGGCGCTACCGAGCCCATTACGGTGAAGTTTGCAAACAACCCGAGCCAGAAGACCAGCCAGGCGCTGCTGTCTCAGCTGTATCAGTCTCCCAATCGAAGGTACCCAGGACCCCTCGCACAGCAGGCACAACGCTTCAG GTTGGACAATCTGCTGAACATGGCGTACGGAGTTAAAAG caggTTCTCCCCCATGGCCATTGATGGGGTGACCAGCCTGGCCGGCATCAACATCCCCGGACATGCAGGCACTGGCTGGTGTATCTTCGTCTACAATCTGGCTCCGGATGCCGACGAGAGCATCCTCTGGCAGATGTTCGGTCCGTTCGGCGCGGTCACAAACGTCAAGGTTATCCGTGACTTCAACACAAACAAGTGCAAAGGATTTGGTTTTGTCACCATGACTAATTACGACGAGGCAGCCGTGGCCATCGCCAGCTTGAATGGATACCGCCTCGGGGACAGAGTTCTGCAAGTGTCgttcaaaaccaacaaaacacacaaagcctAA
- the elavl2 gene encoding ELAV-like protein 2 isoform X4 encodes METQLSNGPTCNNTSNGPSTISNNCSSPVESGSIEDSKTNLIVNYLPQNMTQEELKSLFGSIGEIESCKLVRDKITGQSLGYGFVNYVDPKDAEKAINTLNGLRLQTKTIKVSYARPSSASIRDANLYVSGLPKTMTQKELEQLFSQYGRIITSRILVDQVTGVSRGVGFIRFDRRVEAEEAIKGLNCQKPPGATEPITVKFANNPSQKTSQALLSQLYQSPNRRYPGPLAQQAQRFRLDNLLNMAYGVKSRFSPMAIDGVTSLAGINIPGHAGTGWCIFVYNLAPDADESILWQMFGPFGAVTNVKVIRDFNTNKCKGFGFVTMTNYDEAAVAIASLNGYRLGDRVLQVSFKTNKTHKA; translated from the exons ATGGAAACACAGCTGTCCAACGGGCCAACTTGTAACAACACGAGCAACGGTCCCTCAACAATCTCAAACAACTGCTCCTCACCTGTAGAGTCAGGAAGCATAGAGGACAGTAAAACTAACTTGATAGTCAACTATCTGCCTCAGAACATGACCCAGGAGGAGCTGAAGAGTTTGTTTGGGAGCATCGGAGAAATTGAGTCCTGTAAACTAGTTCGGGACAAAATAACAG GGCAGAGCCTAGGCTATGGATTTGTGAATTACGTGGACCCgaaagatgcagaaaaagctATCAACACCCTAAACGGCTTGAGACTTCAGACCAAAACCATCAAG GTTTCCTATGCGCGTCCAAGCTCCGCCTCCATCAGAGATGCAAATTTGTACGTCAGCGGCTTGCCAAAAACTATGACTCAGAAAGAACTGGAGCAGCTCTTCTCTCAGTATGGACGCATCATTACCTCACGCATCCTGGTGGACCAGGTAACCG GCGTTTCCAGAGGGGTTGGTTTCATTCGTTTTGACCGGCGAGTTGAGGCCGAGGAGGCCATCAAAGGCCTGAACTGTCAGAAGCCTCCCGGCGCTACCGAGCCCATTACGGTGAAGTTTGCAAACAACCCGAGCCAGAAGACCAGCCAGGCGCTGCTGTCTCAGCTGTATCAGTCTCCCAATCGAAGGTACCCAGGACCCCTCGCACAGCAGGCACAACGCTTCAG GTTGGACAATCTGCTGAACATGGCGTACGGAGTTAAAAG caggTTCTCCCCCATGGCCATTGATGGGGTGACCAGCCTGGCCGGCATCAACATCCCCGGACATGCAGGCACTGGCTGGTGTATCTTCGTCTACAATCTGGCTCCGGATGCCGACGAGAGCATCCTCTGGCAGATGTTCGGTCCGTTCGGCGCGGTCACAAACGTCAAGGTTATCCGTGACTTCAACACAAACAAGTGCAAAGGATTTGGTTTTGTCACCATGACTAATTACGACGAGGCAGCCGTGGCCATCGCCAGCTTGAATGGATACCGCCTCGGGGACAGAGTTCTGCAAGTGTCgttcaaaaccaacaaaacacacaaagcctAA
- the elavl2 gene encoding ELAV-like protein 2 isoform X3, with protein sequence MAVRLCDVASLLRSGSWAPEPWTGQVIAAMETQLSNGPTCNNTSNGPSTISNNCSSPVESGSIEDSKTNLIVNYLPQNMTQEELKSLFGSIGEIESCKLVRDKITGQSLGYGFVNYVDPKDAEKAINTLNGLRLQTKTIKVSYARPSSASIRDANLYVSGLPKTMTQKELEQLFSQYGRIITSRILVDQVTGVSRGVGFIRFDRRVEAEEAIKGLNCQKPPGATEPITVKFANNPSQKTSQALLSQLYQSPNRRLDNLLNMAYGVKSRFSPMAIDGVTSLAGINIPGHAGTGWCIFVYNLAPDADESILWQMFGPFGAVTNVKVIRDFNTNKCKGFGFVTMTNYDEAAVAIASLNGYRLGDRVLQVSFKTNKTHKA encoded by the exons ATGGCAGTCAGACTGTGCGATGTGGCTTCTCTGCTTAGAAGTGGTTCGTGGGCGCCTGAGCCTTGGACTGGG CAGGTAATTGCTGCCATGGAAACACAGCTGTCCAACGGGCCAACTTGTAACAACACGAGCAACGGTCCCTCAACAATCTCAAACAACTGCTCCTCACCTGTAGAGTCAGGAAGCATAGAGGACAGTAAAACTAACTTGATAGTCAACTATCTGCCTCAGAACATGACCCAGGAGGAGCTGAAGAGTTTGTTTGGGAGCATCGGAGAAATTGAGTCCTGTAAACTAGTTCGGGACAAAATAACAG GGCAGAGCCTAGGCTATGGATTTGTGAATTACGTGGACCCgaaagatgcagaaaaagctATCAACACCCTAAACGGCTTGAGACTTCAGACCAAAACCATCAAG GTTTCCTATGCGCGTCCAAGCTCCGCCTCCATCAGAGATGCAAATTTGTACGTCAGCGGCTTGCCAAAAACTATGACTCAGAAAGAACTGGAGCAGCTCTTCTCTCAGTATGGACGCATCATTACCTCACGCATCCTGGTGGACCAGGTAACCG GCGTTTCCAGAGGGGTTGGTTTCATTCGTTTTGACCGGCGAGTTGAGGCCGAGGAGGCCATCAAAGGCCTGAACTGTCAGAAGCCTCCCGGCGCTACCGAGCCCATTACGGTGAAGTTTGCAAACAACCCGAGCCAGAAGACCAGCCAGGCGCTGCTGTCTCAGCTGTATCAGTCTCCCAATCGAAG GTTGGACAATCTGCTGAACATGGCGTACGGAGTTAAAAG caggTTCTCCCCCATGGCCATTGATGGGGTGACCAGCCTGGCCGGCATCAACATCCCCGGACATGCAGGCACTGGCTGGTGTATCTTCGTCTACAATCTGGCTCCGGATGCCGACGAGAGCATCCTCTGGCAGATGTTCGGTCCGTTCGGCGCGGTCACAAACGTCAAGGTTATCCGTGACTTCAACACAAACAAGTGCAAAGGATTTGGTTTTGTCACCATGACTAATTACGACGAGGCAGCCGTGGCCATCGCCAGCTTGAATGGATACCGCCTCGGGGACAGAGTTCTGCAAGTGTCgttcaaaaccaacaaaacacacaaagcctAA